In Coregonus clupeaformis isolate EN_2021a chromosome 7, ASM2061545v1, whole genome shotgun sequence, one genomic interval encodes:
- the LOC123491168 gene encoding uncharacterized protein LOC123491168, whose translation MSFSSLFGLLLTNLLLIQGCWGEEETKNVSCASLQTGNTYKYCVDEKEKPKCVEWESVDSNNSSMWLAELCQHKKTTPAPNVIDVNYSCITLPECVNVNHIAISGLTNQEHWTYFIVSGASDEPNKPLEKSPEWQNKTTDNVKQDADQKNQDHNNTHPWLIPVVIAVAIIILLGVGWLVDKKLKKGTKDHTDDLPPDAETLVQPQTNGQVLSDRDQGEEGVLGVEDGKPSDNDQADTESCQKTHADSPPLNIPKVVRESHLTDGAPGQGAGETSPLLCRSPGEEGVLEGEDRKPADSGEQTLNPVRRHMLNPLTSGKLHYIQYSLMITVTKDKGPNDMESRRGEL comes from the exons CAAACTGGAAATACTTACAAATACTGTGTAGATGAGAAGGAGAAACCTAAATGCGTGGAGTGGGAATCAGTGGATTCCAATAAT TCTTCTATGTGGCTTGCGGAACTTTGCCAACACAAAAAGACTACACCAGCACCCAATGTGATTGATGTCAACTACTCATGTATCACCCTCCCAGAGTGTGTGAACGTAAACCATATTGCCATAAGTGGTTTGACT AATCAGGAGCATTGGACCTATTTCATTGTGTCTGGTGCATCAG ATGAGCCAAATAAGCCTTTGGAGAAATCGCCTGAGTGGCAGAATAAAACTACAG ATAATGTGAAGCAGGATGCCGACCAGAAAAACCAAGACCATAACAACACTCACCCATGGCTCATCCCAG TTGTAATTGCTGTTGCCATTATAATTTTGCTCGGTGTTGGTTGGTTAGTGGACAAAAAGCTGAAGAAGGG CACTAAGGACCATACTGATGACCTGCCTCCTGATGCTGAGACTCTGGTTCAACCTCAGACGAATGGACAGGTGCTCTCTGACCG CGACCAAGGAGAGGAAGGCGTACTAGGAGTGGAGGACGGAAAGCCGTCAGACAATGACCAAGCAGACACTGAATCCTGTCAGAAGACACATGCTGATTCCCCTCCACTGAATATACCCAAGGTTGTCAG GGAATCACACCTGACCGATGGGGCTCCAGGTCAGGGTGCTGGTGAGACTTCACCCCTCCTCTGCAG AAGCCCAGGAGAGGAAGGCGTGCTAGAAGGGGAGGACAGGAAGCCAGCAGACAGTGGGGAACAGACCCTGAATCCTGTCAGAAGACACATGCTGAACCCCCTGACATCAGGTAAACTTCACTACATCCAGTACTCATTGATGATAACCGTCACCAAGGACAAAGGACCTAATGACATGGAGTCAAGAAGAGGAGAACTGTAA